Proteins encoded in a region of the Mesoflavibacter profundi genome:
- a CDS encoding OmpH family outer membrane protein — protein sequence MMKKIIGVLILALAFTSCQEQKIGFIDNGKVINDFQQKIDLEAKYKAKGESFDKRRDSISQAYNLDAKATEMKLARLSQSKQQEGLQEFRQKWQIVQQKLQFEEEQMSKAFNTEIDSVLTKVKDFVKDYGKSNGYTFILGKNEAGSVMYGDDAKDLTKAITDALNEAYKK from the coding sequence ATGATGAAAAAAATAATTGGTGTTTTAATACTTGCTTTAGCATTTACATCTTGTCAAGAACAAAAAATAGGATTTATCGATAATGGAAAAGTAATTAACGATTTTCAGCAAAAAATAGATCTAGAAGCAAAATACAAAGCCAAAGGAGAATCTTTTGATAAAAGAAGAGATAGTATTTCTCAAGCTTATAATTTAGATGCAAAAGCAACTGAAATGAAATTAGCTAGATTATCTCAAAGTAAACAGCAAGAAGGGTTACAAGAATTTAGACAAAAGTGGCAAATTGTTCAACAAAAGTTACAATTTGAAGAAGAGCAAATGTCTAAAGCTTTTAATACAGAAATAGATTCTGTTTTAACTAAAGTAAAGGATTTTGTTAAAGATTACGGTAAATCTAATGGCTACACTTTTATTTTAGGTAAAAACGAAGCTGGTAGCGTTATGTACGGTGATGATGCTAAAGATCTAACAAAAGCTATTACAGATGCTTTAAATGAAGCATATAAAAAATAA
- a CDS encoding DNA polymerase III subunit, with protein MLFSEILGLQHIKKHLTTSADHGRVPHAQLFVGPEGSGTLPMAIAYAQYILCNNTDAENLNGNAACNLKFKNFSHPDLHFAFPVTTTEKVKKHPVSSAFLEEWRQLLNQQPYGNLFDWYKLLGVDNKQGQIGVDEAQDIVKALSLKSYEGGYKIMIIWMAEKLNTQAANKLLKLIEEPPNKTIFLLIAEDEEQIINTIRSRCQIIHFPPLAEEDIKDGLIKQFNINETDAIKIAHQSEGNYNKACDLVYHDSEDTQFEKWFIFWIRAAFKAKGNKAAIHDLIGWSEEIAKTGRETQKQFLNFCLDFFRQALLLNYGAEDLVFFEAKAEKFDLAKFAPFVHNNNILDISEELQDAIYHIERNGNSKIILTDLSIKLTRLLHAKQE; from the coding sequence ATGCTTTTTAGTGAAATTTTAGGACTACAACATATAAAAAAACACTTAACAACAAGTGCAGATCATGGTCGTGTACCACATGCACAGTTATTTGTTGGACCAGAAGGTTCTGGTACATTGCCTATGGCTATTGCATATGCGCAATATATTTTATGTAACAATACAGATGCAGAAAACTTAAATGGTAATGCAGCATGCAACTTAAAATTTAAAAACTTTTCTCATCCAGATTTACATTTTGCTTTTCCTGTAACTACTACAGAAAAAGTAAAAAAACATCCTGTTAGCAGTGCTTTTTTAGAAGAATGGAGGCAACTTTTAAACCAACAACCTTATGGCAATTTGTTTGATTGGTACAAGCTTTTAGGTGTAGACAATAAACAAGGTCAAATTGGTGTAGACGAAGCTCAAGATATTGTAAAAGCTTTAAGCTTAAAATCATATGAAGGCGGCTATAAAATTATGATTATTTGGATGGCAGAAAAGTTAAATACGCAAGCCGCAAATAAACTTTTAAAATTAATCGAAGAACCGCCAAATAAGACCATTTTCTTACTAATTGCCGAAGACGAAGAGCAGATTATAAATACTATTAGATCGCGTTGCCAAATTATTCATTTTCCGCCATTAGCAGAAGAAGACATCAAGGACGGACTTATTAAACAATTTAATATTAACGAAACAGATGCTATAAAAATAGCTCACCAATCTGAAGGTAATTATAACAAAGCATGCGATTTAGTCTATCACGATAGTGAAGATACTCAATTTGAAAAATGGTTTATTTTTTGGATTAGAGCAGCTTTTAAAGCCAAAGGAAATAAAGCAGCAATACATGATTTAATTGGTTGGAGTGAAGAAATAGCTAAAACAGGAAGAGAAACCCAAAAGCAGTTTTTAAACTTCTGTTTAGACTTTTTTAGACAAGCCTTATTACTTAATTATGGCGCAGAAGATTTAGTTTTTTTTGAAGCTAAAGCTGAAAAATTTGACTTAGCTAAATTTGCTCCTTTTGTACACAATAACAATATTTTAGATATTTCGGAAGAATTGCAAGATGCTATTTATCATATAGAAAGAAACGGAAATTCTAAAATTATACTTACAGATTTATCCATAAAATTAACCCGATTATTACACGCCAAACAAGAATAA
- the ybeY gene encoding rRNA maturation RNase YbeY yields MISFNYETDFKLPNEDVLSKWISSIITLHNCKEDEISYVFCDDEYLHKLNVQFLNHDTLTDIISFDYSVGKNLQGDIFISVERVEDNAKDLGLTFKEELHRVIIHGILHYCGFKDKTESDAKQMRLKEDEALSLLQTML; encoded by the coding sequence ATGATTAGCTTTAATTACGAAACCGATTTTAAGCTTCCTAACGAAGACGTACTTAGTAAATGGATATCATCTATAATTACACTTCATAATTGTAAGGAAGATGAAATATCTTATGTGTTTTGTGATGATGAATATTTACATAAATTAAATGTACAATTCTTAAATCACGATACATTAACAGATATAATAAGCTTTGATTATTCTGTAGGTAAAAACTTACAAGGCGATATATTTATTTCAGTTGAAAGAGTAGAAGATAATGCTAAAGATTTAGGTTTAACTTTTAAAGAAGAATTACATCGTGTAATCATACATGGTATTTTACACTATTGTGGTTTTAAAGATAAAACCGAATCTGATGCTAAACAAATGCGTTTAAAAGAAGATGAAGCTTTAAGTCTACTACAAACCATGTTATAG
- a CDS encoding DoxX family membrane protein: MNSILDHITEIILLLFLAITFLQSGLDKILDWKGNINWLKSHFSKTFMANMVEVNVAIILILETIAGLLAIIGIYQLLVNDNASLGFYASILSAITLLLLLFGQRVAKDYDGARTIVVYLIPTLFTLYILQ, translated from the coding sequence ATGAATTCAATATTAGATCACATTACAGAAATTATATTATTACTTTTTTTAGCAATCACTTTTTTACAATCTGGATTAGATAAAATTTTAGATTGGAAAGGCAATATAAATTGGTTAAAATCTCATTTTTCTAAAACTTTTATGGCAAATATGGTAGAAGTTAATGTTGCTATAATTTTAATTTTAGAAACTATAGCTGGTTTGTTAGCCATAATTGGCATCTATCAATTATTAGTAAACGACAATGCTTCTTTAGGATTTTATGCAAGTATTTTAAGTGCTATCACTTTACTTTTACTTTTATTTGGACAACGTGTAGCTAAGGATTACGATGGAGCAAGAACAATTGTAGTTTACTTAATACCAACATTGTTTACTTTATATATTTTACAGTAA
- a CDS encoding class I SAM-dependent methyltransferase, which produces MSKEQTQLHIKDHSVSGELFQLKENKNYGFLETFPQPKASQLSEYYKTEDYISHTDAKRNWFEKAYHLVRRFSLQQKLKLINGFKTDTKTLLDVGCGTGDFLKTAKENNWIVSGIEPNFDARTIANQKTDQSVFDIYQLENYEANSFDVITLWHVLEHLPDLDHQISIFKKLLKPNGRLVVAVPNYKSFDATYYKQFWAAYDVPRHLWHFNQTSISNLFGTFNFKLDGIKPMLFDSFYVSLLSEQYKSGSKNLIKAFYIGLRSNFKAIRTKEYSSLIYVLKKV; this is translated from the coding sequence ATGAGTAAAGAACAAACACAATTACATATAAAAGACCATTCTGTTTCAGGAGAATTATTTCAACTTAAAGAGAATAAAAACTATGGTTTTTTAGAAACCTTTCCTCAGCCAAAAGCTAGTCAACTTTCAGAATATTATAAAACCGAAGATTATATTTCGCATACAGATGCAAAACGAAATTGGTTTGAAAAAGCATATCATTTAGTAAGACGTTTTTCTTTACAGCAAAAATTAAAACTAATTAATGGGTTTAAAACCGACACTAAAACACTTTTAGATGTTGGTTGTGGTACTGGCGATTTTTTAAAAACAGCAAAAGAAAACAATTGGATTGTTTCTGGTATCGAACCCAATTTTGATGCAAGAACAATTGCAAATCAAAAAACAGATCAATCTGTATTTGATATTTATCAATTAGAAAACTATGAAGCTAATAGTTTTGATGTAATTACGCTTTGGCATGTTTTAGAGCATCTTCCAGATTTAGACCATCAAATTTCAATTTTTAAAAAACTTTTAAAACCAAATGGTAGGTTAGTGGTTGCTGTACCAAATTATAAAAGTTTTGATGCAACTTATTATAAGCAATTTTGGGCAGCTTATGATGTACCTAGACATTTATGGCATTTTAATCAAACTTCAATTTCTAATTTATTTGGCACTTTTAATTTTAAATTAGATGGTATAAAACCAATGTTGTTTGATTCGTTTTACGTTAGTTTATTGTCAGAGCAATATAAATCTGGAAGTAAAAATTTAATTAAAGCTTTTTATATAGGATTACGATCTAATTTTAAAGCAATACGTACAAAAGAGTACTCTTCTTTAATTTACGTCCTTAAAAAAGTATAA
- the mnmG gene encoding tRNA uridine-5-carboxymethylaminomethyl(34) synthesis enzyme MnmG, with the protein MFNEVYDVIVVGAGHAGSEAAAAAANMGSKTLLVTMNLQNIAQMSCNPAMGGIAKGQIVREIDALGGYSGIVSDTSAIQFKMLNKSKGPAMWSPRVQSDRMRFAEDWRLLLEQTPNLDFYQEMVSGLIVNDGKVEGVVTSLGVKIKSKSVVLTNGTFLNGLIHIGDKNFGGGRAGEKAATGITEQLVNLGFESGRMKTGTPPRVDGRSLDFSKMIEQPGDVNPDKFSYLDITKPLTQQRSCHMSYTSEKVHDLLREGFDRSPMFNGRIKSLGPRYCPSIEDKINRFADKDKHQLFVEPEGWNTVEYYINGFSTSLPEDVQFNALRSVVGFENVKFFRPGYAIEYDYFPPTQLRHTLETKLVDGLYFAGQINGTTGYEEAASQGLMAGINAALKVQERDEFILKRDEAYIGVLIDDLITKGTEEPYRMFTSRAEYRTLLRQDNADLRLTPKGYELGLASEKRLKRMEEKHEQAEKFVEFFQNTSVTTSEINPILESKNSSLMKQQDKMFKIFARPNIDIEDMKKIESVSNYIKDNNLDNEIIEQTEIQVKYSGYIAKEKNNADKLTRLENIRIPDNFDYSKLKSMSMEAREKLNKIQPVTISQASRVSGVSPADISVLLVYLGR; encoded by the coding sequence ATGTTTAACGAAGTTTACGATGTTATAGTTGTTGGTGCAGGACATGCTGGTAGCGAAGCTGCAGCTGCAGCTGCTAATATGGGAAGTAAAACCTTATTAGTAACTATGAATTTGCAAAACATTGCTCAAATGTCTTGTAATCCTGCAATGGGTGGAATTGCTAAAGGACAAATTGTAAGAGAAATTGATGCGCTTGGCGGTTATTCTGGTATTGTAAGTGATACCTCTGCAATACAGTTTAAGATGCTTAACAAATCTAAAGGACCTGCAATGTGGAGTCCAAGAGTCCAAAGTGATCGTATGCGTTTTGCAGAAGATTGGAGATTGCTTTTAGAGCAAACACCTAACTTAGATTTCTATCAAGAAATGGTAAGTGGTTTAATTGTTAACGATGGAAAGGTTGAAGGAGTTGTTACTTCCTTAGGAGTTAAGATTAAATCTAAATCGGTCGTTTTAACTAACGGAACTTTTTTAAATGGCTTAATACATATTGGTGATAAAAATTTTGGTGGCGGAAGAGCGGGAGAAAAAGCAGCAACAGGTATCACAGAACAATTAGTAAATTTAGGCTTTGAATCTGGAAGAATGAAAACAGGAACGCCACCAAGAGTAGATGGTCGTTCTCTAGATTTTTCTAAAATGATAGAACAACCTGGTGATGTAAATCCTGATAAATTTTCGTATTTAGATATTACAAAACCTTTAACCCAACAACGTAGTTGTCATATGTCTTACACCAGTGAAAAAGTGCATGATTTACTACGAGAAGGTTTTGATCGCTCACCAATGTTTAATGGTCGAATTAAAAGTTTAGGACCAAGATATTGTCCATCTATAGAAGATAAAATTAATCGCTTTGCAGATAAAGATAAACATCAATTATTTGTGGAGCCTGAAGGTTGGAATACGGTAGAATATTATATTAACGGATTTTCAACTTCACTTCCAGAAGATGTTCAATTTAACGCGTTAAGATCCGTTGTTGGATTTGAAAATGTTAAGTTTTTTAGACCAGGTTATGCTATAGAATATGATTATTTTCCGCCGACACAATTACGTCATACATTAGAGACTAAACTTGTTGATGGATTATACTTTGCAGGTCAAATTAACGGAACAACTGGATATGAAGAAGCAGCATCTCAAGGATTAATGGCTGGTATAAATGCTGCATTAAAAGTTCAAGAAAGAGATGAATTTATCTTAAAAAGAGATGAAGCTTATATAGGTGTTTTAATAGACGATCTTATTACAAAAGGTACAGAAGAGCCTTATCGTATGTTTACATCTAGAGCAGAATATAGAACGTTATTGCGACAAGATAACGCCGATTTAAGATTAACACCTAAAGGATATGAGCTTGGTTTAGCTTCAGAAAAACGTTTAAAACGTATGGAAGAAAAACACGAACAAGCAGAAAAGTTTGTAGAATTTTTCCAAAATACTAGTGTGACTACAAGTGAAATAAATCCTATTTTAGAGTCTAAGAATTCTTCATTAATGAAACAGCAAGATAAGATGTTTAAGATTTTTGCTAGACCAAATATTGATATTGAAGACATGAAAAAAATCGAGTCTGTTTCTAATTACATTAAAGATAATAATCTAGATAATGAAATAATAGAGCAGACCGAAATTCAAGTTAAATACTCTGGATATATAGCTAAAGAAAAAAATAATGCAGACAAATTAACGCGTCTAGAAAATATAAGAATTCCAGATAATTTTGATTATTCTAAACTTAAATCCATGAGTATGGAAGCAAGGGAAAAATTAAATAAAATTCAACCTGTAACTATATCTCAAGCATCTAGAGTAAGTGGAGTTTCTCCTGCAGATATTTCTGTTTTATTAGTGTATTTAGGAAGATAG